Genomic window (Paenibacillus sp. PK3_47):
GAACCAGAACAAATGTTAAAGCAGGCACCCCAGAAGAAAGCGAGGACACGGGAATGAGGACTAGAAGTAAGAAAAAACCAGGCAAACCCCTAACGCTTATACTAAAATTCGCAGCTTTGATCATCTTGTTTCTTGTGTCTGTGTCTGTCTTTGGAGATGACAGGACAAACAGGGGTGAAGCGGAGGTCGATATGACCGAATTGTCGGCATCGAGTAACACGGGACCGGAAATTCCCGAGGGAACTGTGCTTTGGCAATTAGGGCAGAATGACGGCTCCGCACAAGAATTTACTGCAGCAGGTTCCTCCGGTGCCTTGGAGGTTTTTAATGTTGCCTCTTCCAAGGCTACAGCAGCTTCGCTGCAAAAAGTCCCTTCCGGCCTCAAGGGCGACAGTAATCCTGAATTTAGCATTCAATACGAACTGGATAAGATCCCGGCTAACGGGGTCTTATTTCGCGTGAGCATCCTCGATGCCTACAAATCAGTGCCGCAAATGAGTGTGTTCTCCAACAGGCAGCTGTCAGGAATTATCCAGATTGCCGGTGTTTCCGGAACGGACAGCGAATACAGCTTCCGCAAATCCTATGAATTGTACATTCCGAAGGAACAGCTGGTCACCGGGACCAATGAACTGAAGCTGCAGGCAGCCCGGGGGATGTATTCCTCCAATCTGGAGGATAAATACAACTGGTGGACCTGGGATTCCCTGAGTCTGGAGTCGCTGAAGTCTCCCGTTAATGAGCCCATTCACGGAAGCTACACGCTGACAGGCACTATGGTGAACAACAAGCAGTTTTATTTTGATGAAGGTGCGGTAACCCATTTGCCCTATGTCATGAAATGGCTGGGTGTGGCTTACAGCGGCAACATTATGCGCACCAGCTGCGCCAGTGACGTCGGCCGTTCCTGTTCTAACATGCTGGATTACTATAAGGTGCTTAAGGATTACAACATGCAGGGAGTTGCCATGTATTTGCACAGCGGCAATATCGTGCTTGATGCGGACGGCTCACTTCCGGAGGATGCGGAAAAGAAGCTGACCGATTACTTTAATCAATACAGCCCGTATTTCCAGTACTATGAGGTCGACAATGAGCCGGGGTTGTTTAACCGTTCCAAGGCAGTGAATCTGGCCATTGCTGACTGGCTGAATGAAAAGGGCAAAACCATCGCTCCGCACCTGCAGACGGTGGCGCCTGGCTGGGCTTATTGGCCGAGCTACAATACGGACTCCTGCGGCAACCAAAAGAAGGGTGCAGCAGTACAGCAGTGCGGTGATCCGGACGGCTGGGAGCGGGATCCAGAGCAGCGTAATGAGCTGGAGGAAGTCACCGATCTGACCAATGGCCATTCTTACGGTGCTTCTTACGTTCACAGTGACGGAGGCAGCTTTACCGAGAATCTCAAAACCTTCGGCGGAGCCGCTGACGGGCTCGAGAAAAAAATGCTGACCACCGAATTCGGAACCTCGGATACTCATGTGGATGCCAAAGAATACGGGGCTGCCGAGCGTACCGCAGCATCCTTTGACCGGATTATGCGCGCTCACATCGGTTATGCGGATATGTTCGTGCAGCATGCGGCATTTTTCAAGGATTTCAGTCTCTTTAAATACGGGTTTAACCTGGAGGAGCATGATCCGGCTAAAACCGAAATTTACTACACCAAGGAAGCAGAGGATTCCCGGGTCAGCATTATGAGAAGGCTTAGTCTGGCTTATGCTACACACGGGGCTCCGTTAGGCTATCAGATCACGAACAAAGATGCATTAGCTGACAAGCTTGTCTACGTCCGGGCAGTGGATACGTCCACACTTGAGCCTTTGGCGGGAAGCGGAGCGACTTCGAACAAGGTATTGGTCAACTTCGTTAATTTTGAAGATACAGAACAGACCGTCACCGTTAAGGTGAGCATGCCGGAGAAGACAGTATATGAGGGAGAGCGCTTCGGCAACGGGGATACTTATGAAGAGGCGCGCAGCTATGTGACAGGCTTAAGTGCTTCGCCTACGCTGGAGTTTACCGAAACCCTGGCTCCCGGAGAAGCAGTACAGTATATTCTTGAACCCTCTCTTGAAGTGGCGGATGCCGCACCGCAGAATTTCAAAGCCGCTGCAGTAAAAGGATTGTCCGTTAAATTGAACTGGCTGGAGGCCCCTGGAGCAAGCTATGAAGTGCTCCGGGCCGACGGCTCCGGCGGAGATTTGAAAGTGGTTGCGTCCGATGTCCGGACTACGGAATACACCGACAAGAAGCTGCAGGAAGGCACACTGTACACTTATGCAGTCAGAGTTAAAGGATCTCAAGCCATGTCGGATAAGGTACAGATTACAGCCACAGGGCTGGTGCCGCTCAACCGTTCGGAATGGAAGGTATCCTCAAATATTAGTGCAGATGTTTCTTACCCCGGAGGTGCGATTGACGGAGACAGGCGGACACGCTGGTCAACCGGTAAGCATCAGGCATCCGGAGAGTACTTCCAGATTGATCTGGGCGCAGCCCATACCGTAGAAGCCGTTGAGCTTGACTACACATTATCCGACTATGATTATCCGCGGGGGTATCAGCTTTATATTTCGGATGATGCAAAGAATTGGCGTATGATTGCATCCGGAAAAGGCCAGCGGGAGAAAACTAAAATCGCATTTTCTCCAGTAAAAACACGGTATATTAAGATTCTCCAGACCGGGTCTGGGGGGAATTACTGGTCGATTCAAGAGCTGCAGGTATATTCCAGGGAATAAAGAGAGTTACAACGGCAGGGCAGCGTCATCTTCATGAAGAAGATCGGGGACTGCCCTATTTGCACGAGCTCCGTTCTGCGGGGCTTTTTGCCGTACATAATTATGGGAAATGATATGCATGAAGTCATTCAGTTTGAGCACCATATATGAAGATATAGCGTCAATAACTATGTGAACTTTTATGCCGCTGTTCGGTGAGTTATGTCAATATAGTGCTGTTTGGCTAAATGTGACACAAATAACAGGAAGAGTACAAAGGTTATGCTAGAATTTGCAACAACCCTATAGTAAAAGACATTGCAAAAAGTATAATCTTATGTTATATTGTATATAGATTTAGAACAAGTCTAAATACAATGACAAATATAGACTATGGAGGTTATTTAAAATGAGTACTCAAATTAAAAATCAGACTGAACTGTATGCTGCCTTGAACCGCCAGACTGCCAACTGGACCCTGCTCGGAGTGAAGTTACATCATTACCACTGGTATGTCAGCGGTTCGCATTTTTTCACGCTGCATGCCAAATTTGAAGAACTCTACAATGAAGCTGCAGGCTATGTCGATGAGCTGGCTGAACGACTGCTTGCAATCGGCGGACAACCTGCCTCCACTATGACCCAATACTTAGCCCTTTCCAGCCTGAAGGAAGCTGCAGGCGGAGAAAGCGCCAAAGAAATGGTTACCCAGCTGATCAATGATTTTGCTACGATTGCTGAAGAACTGAAAGATTCAATCTCCGCTGCAGAAGAGCTGAGCGATCAGCCTACTGCTGATCTCCTGATCGGCATCAGAAGCAGTGTGGAGAAAACCTCCTGGATGCTGAATGCCTATCTGGCTTAATACGTCAGAAGCAAAAGGAAGAGAGCCAATGCGCACCCGCATAGGCTCTCTTCCTTTTATTTTGCCGGCCTGAATCACTTAATGAATACTCCGCCGAACGGCAGGGCCTCACGCAAAAAACGTTTGATGATCCCGTCCTCATTATTATCACGTTCAAAGCGTCTGCTCTGGCGTCCCGCCTGAAACAGCACCGGACCGTGACCGGTCATCTTCCAATGGTAACTCATATGCTGGCTGGCCAAATGATTGCCGTAGACAGTGAGTTCCAGTTTGGCATTTTCGGGATAGGCAACGATGCTTCCTGCGTCCACGTAGAGCGGCTGGGTCGGGTGAAGCTCAGCTTCGCATACCGTTCCTTCGGTAAGAATGCCTATGCTGCCAAATCCGCTGAACTTTACCTTTATTACATCACGCGTAATCAGCATGTTCTTCATGCTCAAAACCCTTGTCTCCATGGAAATTCCTTTGGTGTAGAAGAACAAGTGCCTGAAGTCGTACAGCAGATCACTTTTACCGTCAAGCTGCAGCGTCTTCACACGGTATCCGGGAGGAAGTGCAGCGACGAACCGGCAGGGGCCGGACATATCGGAGCGGATCATCTTGCGCTTGCGGTACATTCCCTTAACATCCATAAGCCGGTCCGCACGGCCGGATGACGGGCCCTGGTAAGCTATAATCTGCTGCGGGTGCAGCACATGAACCTCTTCATTCTCTCCGACTGTAAAAGCAACAGCTTGTCCGCTGCCGCTGTCGCCTTCATCCTGGACATCAACGTTCATAATTCACTTCCTTTACACAATAACTGCTTCTGCCGGGCAGCTGTAGTTTAATGCAGCCTGTCTCCTTTTCTGGACCTCTGGCGCATTCCAAACCGGAGCAGCCGCACCAGAATGAAATAGCCGAGCAGCAGACCGACGCCTGTAAGCAGCGTGATCTTAATCCGGTTATAGTAGTTCTCCCGTTCTGTACGGTCATTCCTCAGCTCTTCAACGACTAAGCCCAATTGGCGGTTCTGTTCCTGAAGCGCAACATTCTGGGCGCGGTAATCCTCTATATCCTGCAGCGTCTGGCCTAACTGGTCCTGTGTCTCCCCCAGCCGGTCTTTAGTCTGCTGAAGCTCATCCATCGTCTGCTGATAGCTTTCCTGCAATTGATTAACTTCACCGGGCAGCTCCGAGAAATTCTGTAAGCCTTTATATAAATCACTGAAATAATTGGCTTCTGCGGCTGGAGCCGGAAGGCTGGCCGATACCGTAACCAGCAGCAGAGCCGAACCGAGCAGCTTGATGAACATGCCTTTTGATTTGTGTATCAATATAATCACCACCTGAAAATTGGCTTATCTTACCCTTATTTTAGCATAGCCGGACAACCTCCGACAGCTTGCGGCAAAGTCTGGCAGCATTTGGCGTAAGGTGGAATCCTATCTATTTAATCGTATACTTGCTTAGGATTTTTTACCCTGCCCCCGGGGGCGGTAACCATAACAGTAATACAGTCCCAAGGACAAGCCGGTTTCGTTTTGCTACCGCGGAGGGTTAAATTATCGTATACTTTGAACGGAAGGGGGCTGAATCAATGAATAAATGGCTGAAAACCATACTGTTTTTGGCTGGCTCTGCGCTGTTAACCCGGTTTATCCCGTTCTCATCCTTGTTCCGCAATCTCGATACCATGATTCATGAATTTGGTCATGCGCTGGTCACCCTGCTGCTGTCAGGCCGTGTACTGCGGATTGAACTGTATGCCGATCACAGCGGTGTAACCTACTCGGCGATAGGTGCCGGGGTCAAGGCAATGGCTGTATCACTGGCCGGATATCCGCTGGCTTCGTTATTTTCCCTCCTGCTGTTCTACCTGTACAGAAAAGAACAGCACCGCTGGGGCCTGATGCTGGCCAGTACGGTTGCGCTGATCATGCTTCTGCTGTATGTACGGGGCAGCTTCGGAATGCTCTGGCTAAGCGGATTTATACTGCTGAATATAGCCGTAATGATGCTCTTGCCCAAATTCAGCAAATATTATTATTTATTTTTGGCCTTTCTGACATTGGAGGAATCTGTTGCAGGTACGCTTGTTCTGGTAACAGCATCCATATTTTCGCCTTCCGGTGCAGGGGATGCGGCTAATTTAGCCAGAATGACTCCACTGCCTGCCATTTTGTGGGCACTCCTTTTCATGCTTTTTTCCCTGCTCTGCGCAAAATGGGCGCTGGGGCTCTTTTTTCAGAAGGAAAGCTTGCGGAGTAAGGCGGGGAGCCGCTAAGACCCGATAGATTTTCGGCACATTTAGACAAAAAGCCGCAGTTTTATAAAGAGGCAACCTACATTTTAGTAGTGTGTCTCTTTTTTTGTCGATATTATAGGACCGAACATACATTC
Coding sequences:
- a CDS encoding AIM24 family protein — protein: MNVDVQDEGDSGSGQAVAFTVGENEEVHVLHPQQIIAYQGPSSGRADRLMDVKGMYRKRKMIRSDMSGPCRFVAALPPGYRVKTLQLDGKSDLLYDFRHLFFYTKGISMETRVLSMKNMLITRDVIKVKFSGFGSIGILTEGTVCEAELHPTQPLYVDAGSIVAYPENAKLELTVYGNHLASQHMSYHWKMTGHGPVLFQAGRQSRRFERDNNEDGIIKRFLREALPFGGVFIK
- a CDS encoding discoidin domain-containing protein, with product MTELSASSNTGPEIPEGTVLWQLGQNDGSAQEFTAAGSSGALEVFNVASSKATAASLQKVPSGLKGDSNPEFSIQYELDKIPANGVLFRVSILDAYKSVPQMSVFSNRQLSGIIQIAGVSGTDSEYSFRKSYELYIPKEQLVTGTNELKLQAARGMYSSNLEDKYNWWTWDSLSLESLKSPVNEPIHGSYTLTGTMVNNKQFYFDEGAVTHLPYVMKWLGVAYSGNIMRTSCASDVGRSCSNMLDYYKVLKDYNMQGVAMYLHSGNIVLDADGSLPEDAEKKLTDYFNQYSPYFQYYEVDNEPGLFNRSKAVNLAIADWLNEKGKTIAPHLQTVAPGWAYWPSYNTDSCGNQKKGAAVQQCGDPDGWERDPEQRNELEEVTDLTNGHSYGASYVHSDGGSFTENLKTFGGAADGLEKKMLTTEFGTSDTHVDAKEYGAAERTAASFDRIMRAHIGYADMFVQHAAFFKDFSLFKYGFNLEEHDPAKTEIYYTKEAEDSRVSIMRRLSLAYATHGAPLGYQITNKDALADKLVYVRAVDTSTLEPLAGSGATSNKVLVNFVNFEDTEQTVTVKVSMPEKTVYEGERFGNGDTYEEARSYVTGLSASPTLEFTETLAPGEAVQYILEPSLEVADAAPQNFKAAAVKGLSVKLNWLEAPGASYEVLRADGSGGDLKVVASDVRTTEYTDKKLQEGTLYTYAVRVKGSQAMSDKVQITATGLVPLNRSEWKVSSNISADVSYPGGAIDGDRRTRWSTGKHQASGEYFQIDLGAAHTVEAVELDYTLSDYDYPRGYQLYISDDAKNWRMIASGKGQREKTKIAFSPVKTRYIKILQTGSGGNYWSIQELQVYSRE
- a CDS encoding M50 family metallopeptidase, producing the protein MNKWLKTILFLAGSALLTRFIPFSSLFRNLDTMIHEFGHALVTLLLSGRVLRIELYADHSGVTYSAIGAGVKAMAVSLAGYPLASLFSLLLFYLYRKEQHRWGLMLASTVALIMLLLYVRGSFGMLWLSGFILLNIAVMMLLPKFSKYYYLFLAFLTLEESVAGTLVLVTASIFSPSGAGDAANLARMTPLPAILWALLFMLFSLLCAKWALGLFFQKESLRSKAGSR
- a CDS encoding DNA starvation/stationary phase protection protein translates to MSTQIKNQTELYAALNRQTANWTLLGVKLHHYHWYVSGSHFFTLHAKFEELYNEAAGYVDELAERLLAIGGQPASTMTQYLALSSLKEAAGGESAKEMVTQLINDFATIAEELKDSISAAEELSDQPTADLLIGIRSSVEKTSWMLNAYLA